The Drechmeria coniospora strain ARSEF 6962 chromosome 02, whole genome shotgun sequence genome has a segment encoding these proteins:
- a CDS encoding Eukaryotic translation initiation factor 4 gamma: MTSPANQQNPIPATNTSATTATSYASAAGAPKKPTVQAPLVAASNQPPALVGATSERSAQNAKAALPSPVNGKIADNSATPAVARGTSVANGSVSGHPRKSSLTMAATGPNSYVANGGSISGAKSGIQFGFDSPAMVHSTPQTGGSAPIPIPGGNPRVTSPEHSPSPIPQPSASGGRPPSGLQQPSGQMTFGSLSSDGERHIRQGSAPQNVNAAGTHSGTHFRRESSHSVQSDNPGGPSRVNFPPQGGRGRGGFNPHGSSYSNQMGYPPNNQFRNGPGQGRGMPPSFQPQSRTMPYPNSPQPNRSPALVPSMPNTPNMAQANMQPNMSIQTPPQYHYPPPMATQHQNFGYPPQQMDQYGRPISMPYGYNGMPYMGPPQTNSPGYGQQYAPSPYHSQSHNMSRSPSLPERPSSANHQNQQVIVSSTPQAHGAQPNPAAKNFVKPGRKSAAIQIKNAAGEVVDTSAFKQPASPAPSVPLSKTPPVVASTAPTPPPKSCTPAQGRSESRALPKTTKEIQDELKEKIKQATLASAVENKVQEEKQALHDEKLVTPEAKPSPAKPSAADNALATPTFNVTSEEPLDEPRKTKDAKQAEPVKTEEPEEDDIERMIREMEEADAKREEEEKVHQKRREAEKAEAKKKEAEQSKINAAEEDRKLREQEREMERLEEEKENRRKDAEASGKGLSVADALAQFRTGKESEPAGMDSIADKLADMKIDGERQPSPGDPAGQKSGAGEKRSSKPAALNLAPLNTKAIEPPQPSAALQSLKSARFLQIMEQDIYPEGIHSPNPALNAAVAKKGKTFKYDATFLLQFQKVFTEQPSLEFHQQVKSLISDTDGRSGSRTQAPGSARQGSRGGGGGGGFSMGAFNAPPPGRTLPPGTTSSDRLAMASGTMPRPPVHSMGSFPARSSAFPTAMSRTSSQSNVRNMPNSPRQSSRSTRGSRRNDHGAANSAQAAKTMPLTAGMEIKPIQISSSGWKPTSIGKAVAVAAPSGYLDPELVQRKVKAALNKMTPEKFDRIAEQILEIASQSKDESDGRTLRQVIQLTFEKATDEAHWASMYAKFCKRMLETMSPEIRDERIKDKNGNVVSGGALFRKYLLNRCQEEFERGWSINLPEEDTADKKSGEAALLSDEYYIAAAAKRRGLGLVQFIGELYKLGMLTERIMHECVHKLVDYKGIPDEAEIESLSKLLRTIGANLDQTEKGRPMMDAYFQRIHTMIELPELPSRLKFMLLDVLDLRKANWVSKEANKGPKTLEEVRVEAEAAQAAKAQEAARSNQRGGSRPAGRGDARNFSAGYAQQTSNQVAMDDLRRLKGSASRISSQNVTLGPTSMFASRSNSGRRLGPGGSLGRPGDDSAASSRTGTPPNRDSNSNSNAFSLLATMETEHPASPPSAGPSPSLTKAIPDSGKKE, translated from the exons ATGACTTCACCTGCTAATCAGCAGAACCCCATCCCGGCGACCAACACCTCTGCGACAACGGCGACTTCATATGCTTCCGCTGCAGGTGCGCCCAAGAAGCCCACTGTCCAGGCGCCCTTAGTCGCTGCCAGTAATCAACCTCCCGCTTTGGTTGGTGCTACATCTGAACGCTCGGCGCAGAATGCCAAGGCCGCTTTGCCATCACCCGTGAACGGCAAGATAGCCGATAACTCTGCAACTCCCGCTGTTGCCCGTGGCACCTCTGTCGCCAACGGTTCCGTTTCGGGCCACCCCAGAAAGAGCTCCTTGACAATGGCTGCCACCGGCCCCAATAGTTATGTTGCCAACGGTGGCTCAATCAGCGGTGCTAAATCAGGCATTCAGTTCGGCTTCGACTCGCCCGCCATGGTCCACAGCACACCACAGACCGGCGGCTCTGCCCCTATCCCCATCCCTGGAGGGAACCCGCGCGTTACATCCCCAGAACACTCTCCGTCGCCCATCCCTCAGCCCTCGGCCAGTGGCGGTCGTCCCCCCTCCGGCCTCCAACAACCCAGCGGTCAAATGACTTTCGGAAGCCTCAGTAGTGATGgcgaa CGCCATATCAGACAAGGCTCCGCCCCACAGAATGTTAACGCCGCCGGGACACACTCCGGTACTCATTTCCGACGTGAATCGAGCCACTCCGTTCAGAGCGACAATCCCGGTGGGCCTAGCAGGGTCAACTTTCCTCCCCAGGGCGGTCGTGGTCGAGGCGGGTTCAATCCTCATGGAAGCTCCTACAGCAACCAGATGGGTTACCCCCCCAACAATCAGTTCCGCAATGGTCCCGGCCAAGGCCGTGGCATGCCTCCGTCCTTCCAACCGCAGTCTCGAACCATGCCTTATCCGAATTCGCCCCAGCCAAACCGAAGTCCGGCACTTGTGCCATCAATGCCGAACACCCCCAACATGGCACAGGCCAACATGCAGCCCAACATGTCGATACAGACACCCCCACAATACCATTACCCGCCGCCTATGGCGACTCAGCATCAA AACTTTGGATATCCTCCTCAGCAGATGGATCAATATGGCCGACCCATCTCTATGCCTTATGGTTATAACGGCATGCCATACATGGGTCCACCCCAGACTAATTCTCCTGGTTACGGTCAGCAGTATGCTCCGTCTCCCTATCACTCGCAGAGCCACAACATGTCGCGAAGCCCTTCGCTACCTGAACGACCATCGAGCGCCAACCACCAGAACCAGCAAGTGATTGTTTCATCGACCCCACAGGCCCACGGTGCACAACCCAACCCGGCGGCGAAGAATTTCGTGAAGCCTGGAAGGAAGAGCGCCGCAATTCAGATCAAGAATGCAGCTGGGGAGGTCGTTGACACATCCGCATTCAAGCAGCCCGCCTCGCCTGCGCCGAGTGTTCCATTATCCAAAACCCCCCCTGTTGTGGCTTCAACAGCGCCCACTCCACCCCCCAAGTCTTGTACACCCGCGCAAGGTCGATCAGAGAGCCGCGCTCTaccgaagacgacgaaggaGATTCAAGATGAGTTGAAGGAGAAAATAAAGCAGGCTACGTTGGCTTCTGCTGTGGAGAACAAGGTTCAGGAAGAAAAGCAAGCTCTTCACGATGAAAAGCTGGTCACGCCCGAGGCGAAGCCAAGTCCTGCCAAGCCAAGTGCCGCAGACAACGCACTCGCCACTCCTACCTTCAATGTCACATCCGAAGAGCCACTGGACGAGCCAAGGAAAACCAAAGATGCCAAGCAAGCCGAACCTGTCAAAACCGAAGAGCCTGAGGAGGACGATATTGAGCGAATGATTCGCGAGATGGAAGAGGCTGACGCAAAacgcgaggaggaggagaaggtgCACCAGAAACGACGGGAGGCTGAGAAGGCCGAGGCTAAGAAGAAGGAGGCAGAGCAGAGCAAGATCAACGCGGCGGAGGAAGACCGTAAGCTCCGAGAGCAGGAACGGGAAATGGAACGATTGGAAGAAGAGAAGGAGAACAGGCGAAAGGACGCAGAGGCCTCTGGTAAGGGGTTGTCGgttgccgacgccctcgcacAATTCCGAACCGGCAAAGAATCCGAACCGGCCGGCATGGATAGCATTGCCGACAAGCTTGCCGACATGAAGATTGACGGCGAGAGGCAACCATCTCCAGGGGACCCTGCTGGGCAGAAGTCTGGCGCGGGCGAAAAGCGTAGCTCCAAGCCGGCTGCTTTGAATCTTGCGCCACTGAACACAAAGGCAATCGAGCCGCCACAGCCAAGTGCGGCTCTGCAGTCTCTCAAATCGGCGCGATTTCTGCAAATCATGGAGCAGGATATCTATCCCGAAGGTATCCATTCCCCTAACCCAGCGTTGAACGCTGCTGTTGCGAAGAAGGGAAAGACCTTCAAGTACGATGCCACCTTTCTGCTGCAGTTTCAGAAGGTCTTTACCGAGCAGCCCTCTCTCGAATTCCACCAGCAGGTCAAGTCTCTCATTAGCGACACAGATGGTCGCTCTGGCTCCCGAACACAGGCTCCGGGTTCTGCAAGACAAGGctctcgcggcggcggcggcggcggcggcttctcAATGGGCGCGTTCAATGCGCCTCCCCCGGGGCGCACTCTGCCTCCAGGAACGACATCGTCCGACCGATTAGCTATGGCCAGCGGCACAATGCCCCGGCCACCGGTTCACTCGATGGGCTCGTTTCCAGCACGATCAAGCGCCTTCCCAACTGCCATGTCACGCACATCGTCGCAATCTAATGTGCGGAACATGCCCAACTCTCCCCGCCAGTCTAGCCGCTCTACTCGTGGAAGCCGACGGAACGACCACGGTGCCGCCAATAGTGCGCAGGCTGCTAAGACCATGCCTTTGACTGCTGGGATGGAGATTAAGCCTATTCAGATATCATCTTCTGGTTGGAAGCCTACTAGTATTGGCAaagccgttgctgttgcggCCCCCAGCGGCTACCTGGACCCTGAACTGGTTCAGAGAAAGGTCAAGGCTGCACTCAACAAGATGACCCCTGAAAAGTTTGATCGAATTGCAGAACAAATACTCGAAATTGCTTCTCAGTCAAAGGACGAGTCAGATGGCAGGACCCTGCGCCAAGTTATTCAGCTCACGTTCGAAAAGGCCACGGACGAAGCCCATTGGGCATCGATGTATGCAAAGTTTTGCAAGCGCATGCTGGAGACTATGAGTCCCGAAATCCGCGACGAGCGCATCAAGGACAAAAACGGCAACGTTGTGAGCGGTGGCGCACTCTTTCGCAAGTACCTCCTCAACAGGTGCCAGGAAGAGTTTGAGCGTGGTTGGTCTATCAACTTACCTGAGGAGGATACCGCCGACAAGAAGTCAGGTGAGGCAGCGCTGCTGTCTGACGAGTATTACATTgcggcggccgccaagcGGCGTGGCCTCGGTCTGGTTCAATTCATTGGCGAACTCTACAAGCTTGGGATGCTGACGGAGCGCATCATGCATGAGTGCGTGCACAAGCTTGTCGACTATAAAGGCATTCCTGATGAGGCCGAGATTGAGTCATTGAGCAAGCTGCTTCGCACCATTGGCGCCAACCTGGACCAGACGGAGAAGGGTCGCCCCATGATGGATGCCTACTTCCAACGGATTCACACGATGATAGAGCTTCCAGAACTCCCGAGCCGGTTGAAATTCATGCTTCTAGACGTGCTGGACCTTCGAAAGGCGAACTGGGTTTCCAAGGAGGCCAACAAGGGGCCCAAGACGCTAGAGGAGGTTCGTGTAGAG GCCGAAGCTGCGCAGGCAGCCAAAGCCCAAGAGGCGGCAAGGAGCAACCAAAGAGGAGGTAGCCGTCCAGCTGGGCGTGGGGATGCCCGCAACTTTTCCGCCGGTTACGCCCAGCAGACGAGCAATCAGGTCGCCATGGACGATCTGAGGCGCCTGAAGGGGTCAGCCAGCAGGATATCCAGCCAGAATGTAACCCTAGGCCCTACTTCCATGTTCGCTTCGCGTAGCAACAGTGGCAGGCGTCTCGGACCAGGTGGCTCACTTGGCCGTCCCGGCGACGACTCTGCTGCCTCGTCTCGCACGGGAACCCCCCCAAATCGCGATAGCAACTCCAACTCGAACGCATTTAG CTTGCTTGCGACCATGGAAACAGAACACCCAGCCTCCCCCCCTTCTGCTGGGCCCTCCCCTTCACTGACAAAGGCCATTCCCGACAGCGGCAAGAAGGAATGA